The genomic segment CGTACAGCAGCCGGGTCTTCTCGCGAAAATTTGTGATAAGACCTGCGGCGAGTTGAACAAGTTCGGTGCCGCCCGCGGCTTCAGAAACCGGCAATCCGTTCGCTGCGAGTTTGAGATTCAAATATCGCAGTAGTTCTAACCGTTCCTGGTCTCGAACCGTGGATGCCCGATCGCCCTCGAATCCCAAGGCGAGTTTCATGTCTTTCACGTCAATTGTCTCTTCACAAAATCAAAGAACGCGGTCGGAGCCTGGGGAAAAGCGTACCCCCCGCCGATCGAAGATTGTACACGTATTGCGGCTCATCTTCGGATGTCCGCAATACAAAAGCTGCCGTAAGTGTGGACGCGATCCTGTGGGTGCAGTTCGTTTGCCAGGCGATCGTTGTACGACAGGATCTCTTTCAACGTCTTCTTCTTCCCATCGATGCTGACTTCGATCGGATTGATAAACGTCCCGTCCAGTCCGGCACTCCGCCAGAGCACGCGCGCATTTGGTGCGGCGCGGTCGACGATGGCTTGCCATTCGGCCGTCAAAATCTTCTTGGCGGGATCTTTCGACAGCCAGTCCATGTGATCGAGCAGGATGAATCGCGTAATCGGCTCGGATTGCCCTTCGAGGAATCCTTGCATCGTGTTGGTGTGACGCGAGACCTGATTGGCGACACCGTTCTTCAGACGCTCGAAATTGTCCTGCTTCAGATATTCAGGACAGGCTTCGGGCGAGTACTCACCGGTCAGGTAGACGCGCCATGCATAGTTGTCTTTCAATGGAATTTTCGTGAACACTGCTTCGACGCGGTCCATCACGAATTGCAGAATTCCGCCCGGATACCCTTCGTCAATCTGACGCCGCTGAGCTCGTGGAACGCCGAGCAGCGACAGCGTCACGTCGCGGCGCATCGCGAACTTGATCATCGGCTTCCAAAGCTTCTTCGCCAGATCGTACTGCTCAAACAGGCTCTTTTGCTGTTCAACGTTCTCGGCGGCCAGCAACGCGTTCACGGCGTCACGCATTTTGGCGACACGGTCGACGTAATAGTTCACAAACCAGGCGAATGTTCCGCTCGTACAGCGGAAATAGAACGATTTACGCCGGCCTTGCCGAAACAGAATCCCTTTATGATCCCAGAATTTCCGGGCGTCGGACGTCAGGTTTGGACGGAGCAGGGAAGGGTACACCTCGTTCCATTCGGGAAGACTTCCCTTGCCGAACAGCTTCCAGAACGTCGGATAGTCGAGGTGCTTCAGCCCCACTTGCTTCAATTCGAGCAGATGATTCTGCTTCGAGTTCATGTCGACCGCGTGGACGTGCCCTGCACCAGCCAGGGCATAGTCCAAAGCGTTACAGCCCGCCGATGTAATCACGACGACGCGGTCTTGCGGCGTCAGTTCCAGCGCGACGCGGTCGAGCCGTGGGTCTTCCCAACACTGGTTGTAGACAATGTTCCGTCCGTGAACGAGGTTGAACCATGTTTTGCTAAGTCGTTCTACAACCATATTTTATGTCTGTTCTTGTCGAAAATCGGAAGCGGAATGGGACAGGTCGAATTCACCGCGCAGTTGTTCGAAGTTCGCGTCGGAAAACGCTCACTATGTTGGTGTAACGCGAGCCGATTCTCAACCGAGACCCTGACGGTTCTTCCTGACGGCATTCTGGTCAGGGTTTGAGCCAGTATTTCTGTTGTCGGCGTCGTGAAAGCGGAGTTTGGAAGCTGGATGACCGCGTGCGAACCAACGCAAACCGAATCCACTTCATGTCCGTCACTCCGTGAGGTGCGACATGCAGGGGGTGTTCGAGGGGCGATCAGGAATCCGCGGGACGGCTGGATTGTATCGAGATCGAAGCCCGCTCGGGAGTCCTCGCCGGGGTGAAGTCGTTCTGGGGCGGACGAGCAGGTCGCTGACACGCGCCGTCGAGGCGAACTCCATCGGTTGAGAGAATGGACCGAGGGTGCGATTGCGGGGCTTTCGGTGGGCGGGTGTCGCTCTGAATTGAAGGGCAGTAAGTCAGCACCACCAAGCACTTCGTCGAGCGAACATTCAAGGCCGAGCGGGCCGCCCGTTGAACTCGCCGCGCGCGAACCCGTCATGACAAAGTGTCGATGCCACTAGCAGACTTCGACATCGTTTGTGACCGACATGTCTTCGACCGCGCGCTGGACGGCACAAGTCACAAGCTGCTTGTTGTAGTAGCTGGAGGTTTTTCCCGAGACAATCAAACGGCCATCGTTGACTCGAACAGACAACCCGCGAATACGACCACCGGTTTTGATATGGACCGCCTGTTCAACCAACTCGAGCAGGTGGGGCAGTCCGGGCGACGATGGGACGAAGGCAATGCTCATTCTGAGTCCTCCATGAAGTGACAGACATTCAACCTGACCGCAAACCGCACCGCGTTGATGTGGCAAGCACGCACAATCGTTTGCAATGAGGATGTGGCTGGAGATCGAAGTGAGACGAATTCAGCTTCCGTGCCATGTCCATGTGAGTTCAAGAAATGACGTCGAGCCTTCCGTCGGCTCGACCACCTACGAACCGTATCCGTTGAAATTCACACCGTCAAAAGAAATTCGCAGAATCACGACAGAATTTAAGGAGAATTGTCTTTGAATCCGCAAGCCGCAGAACACCTAATCACCCATGCTTGGTATCTCGCCCAGGTTCTCGGAGATGAGTGGCGTTGAAGGTCTCTGACTGCCCCGTCTTCCTGGAGACTTCATCCGGGAATTGTTGTCGCGATATGGATGGGGAGCCCATGCCACCGCCATCTTCACAGCCGGAGCAAGTTGATTGGCTCAGCCAACGTGGTTACGCGCGGCGGAGTGGCGAATGCCCCAACAGGCCGTGCCGGCCGCCGCCGCCGCAAACAGGTACTCGAGCACCGGAATTCTGGCGACCGGTTGAGCTGCCGGGGCGGCGACTGAGCCTGTGCCTGGAGCGAGTGGCGGGGCGGTGATTGCGAGCGGAGCGATCGCGACTTCAGGTTCAGTGGGAGGAACCTGGCGATAGTCGCGAATCGGGATGGACTTCGATTCCACGATCTCTGGGATCGATTCGTCCACCGCGGCAAACAGCTCATCGGGAAAGTCAGGGTTAATCTCAAGTGACCCTGCGACGATTTCGAAGATATTGTAGGTTGGATCATCGGTCGAGATGGGCGACGTTCTGAGTTCGCGGACGCGAGTCGGAATTGCGGTGCACTGGTCACCCATCTGAAAGGTCACATATTTCTCAACAACCGACGAATGCAAGATTTTACGCTGGGGGTCGAGAGACTCGATTTTCATAGGGTACATTCCCAGCGATTCGGCCAGCCAGACATCCAGCCGATACTGGCTTTGGTGGTGGAAGAGGATGATCTGCTGCACGGGAAGGCCGTCCAGATTCTCCCGCCGCACCGTCGAGCACACGTCATTCGATTCGAGCATCCGTTTCCAGGTAAATGGATCCTGCACGATAGGCCATCGTCCGGCCGTGAAATCGTCAAACAGCCACTCGAATTGAGCCAGATGCAGCAGCCCCATCGGCAATGGTGACGGGCCATTTTCTTTCCCGGTATAGGTCCATGAGTCCGCATTGTTGGCGGCCCATTCGTCCCCGCAATGGTCATCAGGAGTCGTCGAAGGTGTTAATCCTCCGTTGCGAACGTAGAGCTTCGGGACACGGGCGCGATACTTCGAATCCTTCATCCAGAATTCCAGTTCTCTCGCGAAGTCGGGGCTGCGAAGTACCATGCGATAGTGCAACGAGTGAATCAACTTGGCGGACTCACTGGCCGCCTGGATGCAGCGTTCAATCTCTTGTTTTCGTAAGAAATCTTGCGCATGCAATTCTGGAGGACTGGACGTCATGGCGATCGCAATGATCCCAAGAAGCGACCGGTACGTTACCCACGCGATCCAGCGTCGATCAACCGACATCGCCAATCTCCTCAACCGACTCTAAGTCAATCGGGCTGATGTAAGACGGAATGACTATTGCGAGGGGTGATTAGACAGAGGTCGTTGAGGAATTTCAAGAGGGGTTTTCAGTTCAGGCGAAGGATTTCAATGAATCCAGGGTTCGCCGAACAACAGACCTCGCGCCGTGGTCAGCGATAGAAATCGACAGTTCGCTGGATGCCATCCACGATTGAGGTGGCGCGCCAGTCAGGCAGCACGTTCGTAATCAGATCCGTGCGTGGCGAATCATTTCGTGGCAGAGTCGGCCCTTCGATTGTGATCGTGCGAGCAGAACCGGGAACCGCAAGATCAATGGCTGTGACCAGTTGCTCAACGGTCGCCGCTTCGCTCGGCAGGTCGACGACGATCGAGCCTGGTGGCGTCTGCAGTGCCGTTTGCACGAATGCATTCGCCACGTCTTCGACATAGTCGTAACCCACCACGCCACGATAATTGATCTGAAAGGGCCGCCCTTCTGCCGCAGCTCGCGCCGCGAGCGATGGTCCGGCCGTCAGGCCCTGATCGCGTTCTGGGCCATAGACCACGTGCGGCCGGATTCCGACCGAAGGCAGGCCGGCATGCATCCAGTATTGCTCCGCAATCAGCTCCATCGCTTTCTTGAATGCGCCATAGAAGCTGGGGGAACGGTTTTCGGGAGCGGCTGTCGCCAGCAACCCGCCCGCGGAATCGGGTTCGGGGCCGAACACCGCCAGTGAACTGGCATAGGAAAGCCCCTGAATCTTCGATCTCACCGCCTGCTCGAACAGCGCCACGCTGCCCAGGACATTGACTTCGCATCCCAGGAAAGGGTCTTGCTGGCATGCGGGCGTCAGCAGCGCGGCCAGATGGATGACATGGCTGATGCGATGACGCTCAAAGACCTCCGCGAGCAGCGCTCGATCCAGCAAACTACCCGAGACAAATGGGACTCGGGTCGCGTTTGAACCCAGCAACCGCTCCCAGCGAGGGCGATTTTCATGGGCATCCAGCGCGACGGCCGCAAGACCTCGTTCCATCAGTGAACGAAGGACCCAGGTTCCAACAAATCCACTACCGCCGGTGACGAGAACGCTGATACTCACGCCAGATCTCTTTCGATGGCGATCGCGGGAAAATCGAGGCGGCGATCGTGTCGGGGAAGGGCAATGACGACGGAATCTCAGATCATATCGAGCTTACGATGCGAACGGACGGGTGGTCGCGAACAGTCCGCGCAGATTCCTTCGACTTCCAGCCGGTGACCCGACATGCGAAACCCATGCTCGGCGGCAATGGTCTCCAGGAATCCCGAAATCATCTCGTTCGGGAATTCGATCATCTCGCCGCATTTCTTGCAGATCAGATGGTCGTGCTGTGGATAGCCATAGTCGTGCTCGTAGACTTCCCGGTCGTTGGCACGAGCCACTTTTCGGATCAGTCCTGCTTCTTGCAGCAGGTTCAGCGTCCGATACACGGTGCTGCGACTGGCAAGCATCGTTCCCTTGTGCCCTGCCAGGCTGTCGATCCATTGATCCGCATCAAAATGTTCATGTGATGCGTAGATTGCCGTGACAACGGCCTCTCGCTCAGGAGTCAGCCGCATTTTCTTCGTCAGTAAGAACTCACGAAATTTGTCGACGGGTGCGACGGTCACGTTCATCGTGGCCAGATCCGACACGAAACACTCTCCTCAGCTTTTGATCAATTGGAACAAACGGGCGATTGAAGACCGCCCCTTGCGACGTTGTGGCGCACGCGACACGCGTGACCACATATCCTACACAGTAAATCTGTGGATGTCCAAAAGTTCAAATTGAAGACAGAATCGAAATCGACCAGCCGTGTGCGAATGTCCGCTACGAATCGGTCATTCGTCGTCGAAATCGATGCCCAGCGAATCGAACATCCGTGACAAGGCCGCTTCGAGCTTCTCGTCGGTATCGTAGGCGCCACTGTCGATGGCCTCTTTAATCTGAGCCAGTCGCTCGGCACGTACTTCTGGAGTTTCACTCAGCCGATCCATCATCTTACCTGCCGACGAAATCTCAAGTTCATCTTTGGGAACCGAGACAATAGGTTCCGAAACAGGCTGCGCGGTCGTCGGAGCCACAGGGCGAGCGGGGGTCGCTCCCGATGCCGATCCAATTCCAGAGACGTCCATGTTACTCTGCCCCTCATTGCTTGGGCGATCAATCCGCTTCCACGATTTGGAAAACGCAGGATTCACGCCAGAGGGATCATAGCTCACACATGCCAGATTGTTCAACCGGGACTGCATTTGACGACTCATAACTTTCCCCTAATCAACAGGTTCGGACAAATTGTCCGGACGAGCGGGCAGTTGGGGGAACGTCGTCTTTCCCGGTGCTCAACATCGAACCTCACGCGGTTGACATCGAAAGCATGGCGATTTTTCAGCAGGGATCCGTCAGATGGATCATCGTTGTCGGCCCGAATTCGTCCGACACCACAGGTATCGGCGTTCCGGCCCTCAACAATTCAATCCACCTGAGAATTCCTCGCCAAATCCAGTTCATGGTTGTCGAAATAAACAAGTGTCCAGTATTGTTGTGTGGTGGAATGATGCAAAACGGAATGACGCCCGCTCGTCGATTCAACTGACGTCACGGCTTGAATTGCAGCGACAGCCGGATGGATTCGGGTGCATCGGAGAAGACTCATGCAGCACTGGACGCGATCCCGATTTCATTTCCGCCAGTGCTGAGCGTCATCGTGCCATGTAAATTCGCGACTGCCGAAGATTCTGCGAAAAGGTGAACGTCCCTGCAGCTTCTCTCGCTGCGTATGATACGATTCGCGGCCCCCGTTTCCGTCGGCCGCCGAGGTTTTCGTCGGGGAGCCAACTAGGAGGATGTCATGACAACCAGCCAATCCCTGCTCGAATTTCGTGACGGAAATATCACGTTCGTGATTTTTGGCGACGAATTGAAGCAATTAGACGAATTGAATGTCGCCGGAGTTGGCGAACGTCTCGTCGAGATTGCCGAACGAGCCGCGCCGCCGCTGATGGTGCTCGACATGAGTGTCACGGAATTCTTTGGATCATCATTTATTGAGGTCCTGTTCCGTGTCTGGAAGAAGCTCGGCACCAAACCCTCGCCCAAATTGGTTCTGGCCGGCGTCCAAACATACTGCCGGGAAGTGCTGAGCGTGACACACCTCGATTCGCTTTGGCCCGTCTATGAATCGCGCGATGCGGCCGTGGATGCTCTGAATCAGGTCGCTGTCACAGGTTGAACGCGTACCAGACTGAATGCCGCGTCTATTCAGATGGGGCATCGATTGGGGTGGCGAATTTCGTTTGCCAGACGCTGATCGTGGCATTCTGATCGGCGTTGCTCTGTTTGGTGACACGGCGCACGCCAGATTGGCAAACTCGACGTAATCGGATCGTCGACCCTGGCGACACGAAATCGGGACTGCAACATGCTTCCGCAGATTCCTCTCGCAAGATATGTTGTGAAGTGGCCCGTGGTTGCCCGGCGGAAACGTGATGGATGCACTCAGCCACTGCATGACCCGACCGATTGAGCACAGCCCGGCGGCGTGAGCGTCACGTGTCGGATGAGATGACGCCATTGACCGTCCACTTAAGCCACTTCCGCTTGAAAATGTGATGGCGGGTGACGAATTGATATCAAATGCGGGTTGATTTCGAATGATCGTGACGATCGATGGACCAGCGGGAACCGGCAAAAGCACCGTCGCACGAATCCTCGCCGAGCGGCTGGGCTTTGAGTTTCTGAATACCGGCGCCATGTATAGGGCGGTAGCCTACGCCTGCCTGCAACGGCAGGTCGAGCTGGCGAATACGACGGCTGTTGGTGACCTGGCCGGAACGCTTGAGATTCTCTTTTCCAACAATCACCTATTGCTGAACGGACTGGATGTCACCGAGGCGATTCGTGGACAAGAAGTGACGCAGTCCGCGTCAATCGTTGCCGCCAATCCCATCGTCCGCAAACGACTGGTCGAGCTGCAGCGTCAGGTCGGGCAGGGGGGCAACCTTGTCACTGAAGGTCGCGACCAAGGCACGACCGTCTTTCCTGATGCGGAATGCAAGTTTTTTCTGACGGCTTCTCCCGCCGAGCGGGCCTTGCGTCGCCAGCGCGAACTGAACGCCAAGGGAGATGCGATTTCGCTGGATGAATTGCTCCAGCAGCAGGAACTCCGCGACCGCCGTGACGAATCCCGTGCGTGCTCACCCTTGAAGCCCGCGGACGATGCGCTGCAAGTTGACACCACCGAAATGTCGCTCGACCAAGTTGCCGCCCATCTTGAACGTCTGGTGCAACGCGCCAAAGCGGAACTCGATGCCTCATTTCAGCGACGCTGAAGCATGGCGACGTTGTGCTATTCGATTCTGAGCAGATCTTTTCTGGGCAATACCAATCTCCGTTGTCTCAACGTTCTCCTAAACCTTCCTTTTGGATGACCGCACGTCGCAGGTGTTTGCGCGACACCGACCCGTCAACCGCAGTCGATTTCTAGCAAAAATTCGATAACCAAGGTTCATCGTTTGCGAAAGGATCGGGAGTCGAGTAATCGCGACGAGCGGACCAAATCCCACGGCCGTGTACAACCGACGAAAAACTTCCACACCCGTCACCCAGGTTCCATCCGATAACCGGCCCTGAATTTCTGCCATCAGGTCGTCGTACGTCTTGCCGAGTTCTTCCGGGCGGAAATCGGGATTGTCGATGTCGGTGAACTGAATTTTGCCCTTCCGGTCCATTCGGCGTAGCAGATTGACTTCCCGAAGACAGAGCGGACAACCACCATCAAAAAAGACTTCAATTTCACAGGGCACCGTCAGGGCATTGGTCATCGAGAGTTCCTTTTCTCGAATTGTAGTCAACCACCTTCGGCGCGACGAAGAATTGATTTTGCCCTCGTTGCCAAGCTCCCGCTTGGCAACGCTGCCTCGACTCGGAAGTGTCTACGAGGAGCCCTGCCACGTTCCTCGCGATGGGAAACCAGATCGCAAGAGGCGTTACCAAGCGGGAGCTTGGTAACGAGGAAACTTTACAGAAAACACGAGGAAACGAGGAAATGTAAACGGGTGCGCGAACAAATGTCCGCCATCAGTCATTCAACGGCTGTGAGATCCTTAAATACGCGAACAGATTCCTCACCTGCTCGTCGCTCAAATCTTTCAACTGATTCTCGGGCATCAGTGACTTTCGCGACTTGATCAATTCCTCAAGCTCGGCACGCTCCAGCGAAATGGTTTGCCCGTCGGGGCTGCGTAGCGTCACCGTCTGCGGATCGTTCTCTACCAGGAAACCGGTCACGACGCGGCCATCCTTCAAGACCGCAATCTGTGTTTCAAACCCTTCCCGAATCTCGGCACTCGGGTTGACGATGTGAATCAGCATCTGCCGCAAATCATCCCGTTTGTACGTCGTCAGATCGGGGCCAATCTTGCCGCCCGATGCGTGCAACGTATGGCACTTGCCGCACATTTGCAGGTACAGTTTTTTACCGGGATACGGATCGCCTGCTCCGACCAGCACACTTGAATAGTGGTCAATCTGCGTCTGCATCTCGGCGGTTGTCGCTCCCTCAATCTGATTCCAATGCTTCTGGATCAGGCCCGCCAAGTGGTCGTCGCGATGGATTGTCAACCGGCGGACCGTATCCAGAGGGAGTGCCGTTGCGGCAATTTCTCCGCGATCGACCGCTTCGACCAGCGCGATTGCCCAGCTCTTGCGGCTGACCAGCAGTGACTGGGCGACGGTACGGACATCCTCGTTCATGTTCGCGTATTGATTCAGGACCGCCGCGGCGATGTTCGGATCAGGATAGGCCTGTAGCGACGTCAGGATCGCCGCCTTCAGTCCGTCGTCTGCTGTCCTGGAAAAGGTTTCGAGCAGAATTGGAACGGAACGCGGCTGCTTCACCTCACCAAAAATCCCCGCATATTCGGCTCGCTTTCCCGCCGCGGCTTTCTCATCCGCGATGACCATCAGTGCTTCATCAATTGCTGGTCCGTCACCCTGACGAATCTTCAGCGACAACGAACCGCCGCCCGCCGCGCTTAACGCACTCACCAGGTCGGCCGGCACATTGCTCAATGAGCGTCCCTGGTATGCTTCTTCAAATCCCTGCATCAGCGCTTTCGTTGTGTCAGCATTAGGCGACTGCTTCAGCAGTCGGGCGCAGATTGCCAGATCGGCACGCTGCCCGGTCGATGCGAACCGACGCATCAGTCGCGGCAAGATTTCCTTCTGCACTAGCGGCCAGGTCCAAATGGTCCGGT from the Schlesneria paludicola DSM 18645 genome contains:
- a CDS encoding Fur family transcriptional regulator gives rise to the protein MSDLATMNVTVAPVDKFREFLLTKKMRLTPEREAVVTAIYASHEHFDADQWIDSLAGHKGTMLASRSTVYRTLNLLQEAGLIRKVARANDREVYEHDYGYPQHDHLICKKCGEMIEFPNEMISGFLETIAAEHGFRMSGHRLEVEGICADCSRPPVRSHRKLDMI
- a CDS encoding flagellar biosynthesis anti-sigma factor FlgM, whose translation is MQSRLNNLACVSYDPSGVNPAFSKSWKRIDRPSNEGQSNMDVSGIGSASGATPARPVAPTTAQPVSEPIVSVPKDELEISSAGKMMDRLSETPEVRAERLAQIKEAIDSGAYDTDEKLEAALSRMFDSLGIDFDDE
- a CDS encoding NAD-dependent epimerase/dehydratase family protein — protein: MSISVLVTGGSGFVGTWVLRSLMERGLAAVALDAHENRPRWERLLGSNATRVPFVSGSLLDRALLAEVFERHRISHVIHLAALLTPACQQDPFLGCEVNVLGSVALFEQAVRSKIQGLSYASSLAVFGPEPDSAGGLLATAAPENRSPSFYGAFKKAMELIAEQYWMHAGLPSVGIRPHVVYGPERDQGLTAGPSLAARAAAEGRPFQINYRGVVGYDYVEDVANAFVQTALQTPPGSIVVDLPSEAATVEQLVTAIDLAVPGSARTITIEGPTLPRNDSPRTDLITNVLPDWRATSIVDGIQRTVDFYR
- a CDS encoding thiol-disulfide oxidoreductase DCC family protein; translation: MTNALTVPCEIEVFFDGGCPLCLREVNLLRRMDRKGKIQFTDIDNPDFRPEELGKTYDDLMAEIQGRLSDGTWVTGVEVFRRLYTAVGFGPLVAITRLPILSQTMNLGYRIFARNRLRLTGRCRANTCDVRSSKRKV
- a CDS encoding STAS domain-containing protein — encoded protein: MTTSQSLLEFRDGNITFVIFGDELKQLDELNVAGVGERLVEIAERAAPPLMVLDMSVTEFFGSSFIEVLFRVWKKLGTKPSPKLVLAGVQTYCREVLSVTHLDSLWPVYESRDAAVDALNQVAVTG
- the cmk gene encoding (d)CMP kinase, whose protein sequence is MIVTIDGPAGTGKSTVARILAERLGFEFLNTGAMYRAVAYACLQRQVELANTTAVGDLAGTLEILFSNNHLLLNGLDVTEAIRGQEVTQSASIVAANPIVRKRLVELQRQVGQGGNLVTEGRDQGTTVFPDAECKFFLTASPAERALRRQRELNAKGDAISLDELLQQQELRDRRDESRACSPLKPADDALQVDTTEMSLDQVAAHLERLVQRAKAELDASFQRR
- a CDS encoding DUF3419 family protein, giving the protein MVVERLSKTWFNLVHGRNIVYNQCWEDPRLDRVALELTPQDRVVVITSAGCNALDYALAGAGHVHAVDMNSKQNHLLELKQVGLKHLDYPTFWKLFGKGSLPEWNEVYPSLLRPNLTSDARKFWDHKGILFRQGRRKSFYFRCTSGTFAWFVNYYVDRVAKMRDAVNALLAAENVEQQKSLFEQYDLAKKLWKPMIKFAMRRDVTLSLLGVPRAQRRQIDEGYPGGILQFVMDRVEAVFTKIPLKDNYAWRVYLTGEYSPEACPEYLKQDNFERLKNGVANQVSRHTNTMQGFLEGQSEPITRFILLDHMDWLSKDPAKKILTAEWQAIVDRAAPNARVLWRSAGLDGTFINPIEVSIDGKKKTLKEILSYNDRLANELHPQDRVHTYGSFCIADIRR